The following are from one region of the Desulfolucanica intricata genome:
- the sigI gene encoding RNA polymerase sigma-I factor, with protein MILLKKLQLEKVLRSAQKGDPRAREALIKSHKDFIAKISSGVCRRFLSWDNDDELSVALLAFNEAIDRFDQREGAAFHSFARRVIKNRLIDYFRKEAKHRHISLSPMEADDEEFSRYDVEYSCEQFHMSEKQEILAEVVANYIEVLRQYGVTLDDLVKVSPKHRDRKDTLTKVARRLSAEPELIKYLKKFKCLPLKELKSLTGVSRRTLENGRKYIIALVLILSEPGFYPLKSFIQLPGAGTGEKVSPQ; from the coding sequence GTGATTTTATTGAAAAAACTGCAGCTGGAAAAGGTGTTGAGATCAGCCCAAAAGGGAGATCCACGCGCACGGGAGGCACTAATAAAAAGTCATAAAGATTTTATAGCTAAAATCAGCTCCGGTGTCTGCAGAAGATTTCTTTCCTGGGACAATGATGATGAACTGAGTGTTGCTCTCCTCGCCTTTAACGAAGCTATAGATCGTTTTGATCAACGTGAAGGGGCAGCTTTTCACAGCTTTGCCCGAAGGGTTATTAAGAACCGTCTGATAGACTATTTCCGCAAGGAAGCCAAACACAGGCATATATCCTTATCTCCTATGGAAGCTGATGATGAAGAGTTCAGCCGGTACGATGTGGAGTATTCCTGTGAGCAATTTCATATGTCGGAAAAACAGGAAATTTTGGCGGAGGTAGTAGCAAATTATATAGAGGTACTAAGACAGTACGGAGTAACTCTGGATGACCTGGTAAAGGTTTCGCCGAAACACAGGGACCGAAAAGATACCTTAACTAAGGTTGCCCGGAGGTTAAGTGCAGAGCCTGAACTTATTAAATACTTAAAAAAATTTAAGTGTCTGCCCTTAAAAGAGCTTAAGTCGCTTACCGGGGTCAGCCGAAGAACCCTGGAAAACGGCAGAAAATACATAATTGCCCTGGTTTTAATTTTATCCGAGCCGGGGTTTTATCCCCTGAAAAGCTTTATTCAACTGCCGGGTGCAGGTACTGGAGAGAAGGTGTCACCACAATGA
- a CDS encoding MBOAT family O-acyltransferase, with protein MVFSSLLFIFVFLPAILCVYYLSPRFLKNFILVIGSLVFYAWGEPVYIVLMIFISVFDYLNGLIINKYQEKKIICRAVLTGSLVINLAVLGFFKYYGFLINNINSLFNLQLVVTDLPLPIGISFYTFQSISYVVDVYLGKVKAQKNIIHYATFVTMFPQLIAGPIIKYIDIAKQIENRKETIALFGEGAMLFIIGLSKKVLLANNIGIVWQNVKLAPMGEISVLSAWIGIIAFAFQIYFDFSGYSDMARGLAKMFGFDIMQNFNYPYISKSITEFWRRWHISLGSWFREYLYFPLGGNRAGRLKQYRNLFIVWFLTGFWHGASWNFVIWGLYFGLFVTMEKIFLLKWFEEKPVFIRHMYTLIVILVGWVFFEFENMLQGLSFIKIMFGFGANAFIDQTALYYLYTNALLLAALVVCSTPLTNNIVQKYQEKTKNAVAYPIPVIYTLLLFFCTAYLVNLSYNPFLYFRF; from the coding sequence TTGGTTTTTAGTAGCCTGCTATTTATTTTTGTATTTTTGCCGGCGATACTATGTGTTTACTATTTATCACCAAGGTTCCTTAAGAACTTCATTTTAGTTATAGGAAGCTTGGTTTTTTATGCCTGGGGCGAGCCGGTATATATAGTGCTAATGATTTTTATTTCAGTTTTTGATTATCTTAACGGACTAATTATCAATAAATATCAGGAAAAGAAAATAATCTGTCGTGCAGTTTTGACTGGTTCCTTGGTCATAAATTTGGCGGTGCTAGGATTTTTTAAGTACTATGGATTTTTGATAAATAACATAAATTCCCTATTTAATTTACAGTTAGTTGTAACAGATTTACCGCTGCCTATAGGAATATCCTTTTATACCTTTCAATCCATATCTTATGTTGTGGACGTATATCTGGGGAAGGTTAAGGCACAAAAGAATATTATCCACTATGCAACTTTCGTAACGATGTTTCCACAACTAATTGCCGGACCAATTATTAAATATATTGACATAGCAAAACAGATTGAAAACCGGAAAGAAACTATTGCTTTATTTGGTGAAGGGGCAATGCTTTTTATAATCGGACTTTCCAAAAAGGTCCTTCTGGCAAACAATATAGGTATTGTTTGGCAGAACGTAAAGTTAGCCCCGATGGGGGAAATCTCTGTACTTTCTGCCTGGATTGGCATTATTGCCTTTGCCTTTCAAATTTATTTTGATTTCAGCGGCTATTCAGATATGGCCAGGGGTTTAGCTAAGATGTTCGGTTTTGATATTATGCAGAATTTTAATTATCCCTACATTTCAAAAAGTATTACGGAATTCTGGCGCAGGTGGCATATATCCTTAGGCTCCTGGTTTAGAGAATATTTGTATTTTCCGCTTGGGGGAAACCGGGCAGGGAGATTAAAACAATATAGAAATTTATTTATTGTTTGGTTTTTAACCGGCTTTTGGCATGGTGCAAGTTGGAATTTTGTTATTTGGGGACTATATTTTGGGTTATTTGTAACTATGGAGAAAATTTTTCTTTTAAAATGGTTTGAAGAAAAACCCGTTTTTATCAGGCATATGTATACTCTAATTGTTATTTTGGTAGGCTGGGTATTTTTTGAGTTTGAAAATATGCTTCAGGGATTAAGTTTTATTAAAATAATGTTTGGCTTTGGTGCTAATGCTTTTATAGATCAAACCGCACTTTATTATCTTTATACAAATGCGTTATTACTGGCAGCCCTTGTTGTGTGCTCAACACCTCTTACTAACAATATAGTGCAGAAATATCAGGAAAAAACCAAAAATGCAGTTGCCTATCCTATTCCGGTAATATATACACTGCTTTTATTTTTCTGTACAGCCTATTTAGTGAATTTAAGCTATAATCCGTTTTTATATTTTAGATTCTAG
- a CDS encoding sirohydrochlorin chelatase yields the protein MLFLKTGIVMLGHGSRAAVGEANDIIMEIAQKVKENLQQDIFEVAFMNTKSNRQNLAGAIDKVVEQGAQKVVIAPLFITNGMHIRYDIPEEIEEAKKKYEQVEFVFSRYIGADPVLAQLMVDRIKEVL from the coding sequence GTGCTTTTTTTGAAAACCGGTATTGTTATGCTCGGCCATGGCAGCAGGGCCGCCGTCGGGGAAGCAAATGATATAATAATGGAAATAGCTCAAAAAGTAAAGGAGAATCTACAGCAGGATATTTTTGAAGTAGCTTTTATGAATACAAAATCTAACCGGCAAAATCTGGCCGGGGCCATCGACAAGGTTGTAGAACAGGGTGCCCAAAAGGTAGTTATAGCACCTCTATTTATTACTAACGGTATGCACATTCGTTACGATATTCCGGAGGAAATTGAAGAGGCCAAGAAAAAATATGAGCAGGTGGAGTTTGTTTTTTCCCGGTATATCGGTGCTGACCCCGTATTAGCTCAGTTAATGGTGGATAGAATTAAGGAGGTCTTGTAG
- a CDS encoding LysM peptidoglycan-binding domain-containing protein produces the protein MNGQSYTVKPGDSMWSIASRFNISLSNLKKANPQIQNPDNLSPGDIINIPGSSTSTGIKLPCCAVLNRTGSAPVDALGSALVRKLQELRPGRTAITIAANGLAKPQELGNFNAYQGVAFIPGLITWQWVLESTSETFPTWSGTFTEITAELTSNTVIQVRPINTQVENRGEPILTGTLAECRFTA, from the coding sequence ATGAATGGTCAATCATACACCGTCAAACCCGGCGACTCAATGTGGTCTATTGCAAGCCGGTTTAATATTTCATTATCTAACCTAAAGAAAGCTAACCCGCAAATTCAAAATCCGGACAATCTTAGTCCGGGCGATATTATAAACATACCAGGTTCATCAACTTCTACAGGAATTAAATTGCCTTGCTGCGCTGTTCTAAACCGTACAGGCAGCGCCCCTGTTGATGCTTTGGGTTCAGCCCTTGTACGAAAATTGCAAGAGTTACGTCCGGGACGAACTGCTATCACCATTGCTGCAAATGGTCTGGCAAAACCTCAAGAGTTGGGCAACTTTAATGCTTACCAGGGAGTTGCGTTTATACCCGGTTTAATTACCTGGCAGTGGGTTCTTGAGTCTACTTCTGAAACTTTCCCAACCTGGTCAGGAACTTTTACCGAGATAACAGCAGAATTGACTTCAAACACTGTCATCCAGGTCAGACCAATAAATACCCAAGTAGAAAACCGGGGTGAGCCAATACTTACAGGAACATTAGCTGAATGCCGGTTCACTGCTTAG
- a CDS encoding GyrI-like domain-containing protein yields the protein MSYTCGLVKQSFQPVLSIRTRTSVDKLPKVLGDAYKLIMEYLDEIDEYPAGAPFTAYYNMDMQDLDVEIGFPVWDALPGKNEIKSSEIQEGRHAVTIHVGPYNKIESAYNALKQWIKDKGYTPTGVAYEFYLNDPAQTPENKLKTRIQLPLA from the coding sequence ATGTCATATACGTGTGGGTTAGTTAAGCAATCCTTCCAGCCGGTGCTTTCAATTCGGACCAGAACTTCTGTGGATAAATTACCCAAGGTGTTAGGTGATGCTTACAAATTAATCATGGAATATCTTGACGAGATAGATGAATACCCGGCAGGAGCTCCGTTTACAGCATATTATAATATGGATATGCAGGATCTTGACGTTGAGATAGGGTTTCCTGTTTGGGATGCCTTGCCCGGTAAAAATGAGATTAAGTCAAGTGAAATTCAGGAAGGAAGGCACGCAGTTACCATTCATGTTGGCCCGTATAATAAAATTGAGTCTGCCTATAATGCTCTTAAGCAATGGATTAAGGATAAAGGATATACACCTACCGGAGTAGCTTATGAGTTTTATTTGAACGATCCGGCCCAGACGCCGGAGAATAAGCTTAAAACAAGAATACAACTTCCTTTGGCTTAA
- the hcp gene encoding hydroxylamine reductase, translating to MFCNQCEQTAKGLGCTVMGVCGKKPDVAALQDLLLHAIKGLSLYANEGYRVGVKDPEVNVFTCEAIFSTLTNVNFDPERLQVLINRCSELTAQLKEKVAQAGGNVNFSDPSANFTPAVDLDALIKQGELAGMVTDQNADPDIQSLQQILVYGIKGVSAYADHAHILGQSDEKVYAFIYEGMAALTNKELTLDDWVTLVLKCGEINLRVMELLDAANTGTYGHPVPTPVPLGHKKGKCILISGHDLKDLEELLKQTEGKGIYVYTHGEMLPTHGYPELKKYKHFYGHFGTAWQNQKKEFAQFPGAILMTTNCIQEPQEAYAGNIFTTGLVAWPGVKHVKNSDFTPVIEKALAMPGFEADEDKGSVMVGFARNAVLGVADKVIEGVKSGAIKHFFLVGGCDGIKPGRSYYAEFVEKAPKDTVILTLACGKFRFFDKQLGDIGGIPRLLDIGQCNDAYSAVQIAVALAKAFDCGVNDLPLSLVLSWYEQKAVAILLTLLHLGIKNIRLGPSLPAFVSPNVLDVLVKNFDIKPITTVDEDLQAILNKN from the coding sequence ATGTTTTGTAACCAGTGTGAACAAACTGCTAAAGGACTTGGTTGTACAGTAATGGGAGTCTGCGGGAAAAAGCCTGATGTTGCAGCTTTACAAGACCTACTGCTTCATGCAATTAAGGGACTGTCCCTGTATGCCAATGAAGGATACCGGGTGGGTGTAAAGGATCCGGAAGTTAATGTCTTTACCTGTGAAGCAATATTTTCTACTCTTACAAACGTAAACTTTGACCCGGAGCGCTTGCAAGTACTTATTAATCGCTGTTCCGAACTTACCGCACAGTTGAAAGAAAAAGTGGCTCAAGCCGGTGGCAATGTAAATTTCTCAGATCCCTCTGCTAATTTTACTCCGGCAGTGGATTTAGATGCCTTAATCAAGCAGGGTGAGTTGGCGGGCATGGTAACCGACCAGAATGCTGATCCGGACATCCAATCCCTGCAGCAAATCCTGGTCTATGGTATTAAAGGTGTATCAGCTTACGCTGATCATGCTCATATTCTCGGACAGTCGGACGAGAAGGTGTACGCTTTTATCTATGAAGGAATGGCAGCTTTGACTAATAAGGAACTTACCTTAGATGACTGGGTAACCCTGGTGCTTAAGTGTGGTGAAATAAACCTAAGGGTTATGGAACTCCTTGATGCAGCAAATACCGGTACTTACGGGCATCCTGTACCAACCCCTGTTCCCCTGGGACACAAGAAAGGTAAATGTATTCTGATTTCCGGCCATGACTTAAAAGACCTGGAGGAACTTTTGAAGCAGACTGAGGGAAAAGGTATTTATGTATATACCCATGGAGAAATGCTGCCAACCCACGGTTATCCGGAATTAAAGAAATATAAACACTTCTATGGCCATTTTGGTACCGCCTGGCAGAACCAGAAGAAAGAATTTGCTCAGTTCCCCGGGGCCATTTTGATGACGACCAACTGTATACAAGAGCCCCAGGAAGCTTATGCAGGCAATATTTTTACCACCGGATTGGTAGCCTGGCCCGGCGTTAAACATGTAAAGAACAGTGATTTTACACCGGTTATTGAAAAGGCACTGGCAATGCCCGGTTTTGAAGCGGATGAAGACAAAGGAAGTGTCATGGTAGGCTTTGCCCGTAATGCAGTACTTGGTGTAGCAGACAAAGTAATTGAAGGAGTTAAAAGCGGTGCTATTAAACATTTCTTCCTGGTAGGGGGTTGTGACGGTATTAAACCGGGCCGCAGCTACTATGCCGAGTTTGTGGAAAAAGCACCCAAAGATACTGTTATATTAACCCTGGCCTGCGGTAAATTCCGTTTCTTTGACAAGCAGCTGGGTGATATCGGTGGTATTCCGAGATTACTGGACATTGGCCAATGCAATGATGCATACTCAGCTGTCCAGATTGCCGTAGCTCTGGCCAAAGCCTTTGATTGTGGGGTTAATGATCTGCCTCTCTCTTTAGTACTCTCCTGGTATGAGCAAAAGGCAGTAGCTATTCTGCTCACTTTATTGCACCTGGGCATTAAGAATATTCGTCTTGGTCCCAGTCTGCCGGCCTTTGTAAGTCCGAACGTATTGGATGTACTGGTCAAGAATTTTGATATAAAACCTATAACTACGGTTGACGAGGACCTCCAAGCAATACTTAACAAAAATTAA
- a CDS encoding DUF4358 domain-containing protein, which yields MPVFIVGVLSGCSALSKAGTKNPPVKEIEEKIKQAVDISNLKAGNYVKLKQLYGISRGEIEEFVLYRAPSNIKADEILLIKVKDASSVNGVKEKILKRAEKQAASFRDYLPEEYFLIEKKEILVKNNYILFAISKDAQKIANVFEECF from the coding sequence TTGCCTGTATTTATAGTGGGTGTTTTATCCGGATGTAGTGCATTATCAAAAGCAGGAACTAAAAATCCACCGGTTAAGGAAATAGAAGAAAAAATAAAACAAGCCGTGGATATATCTAATTTAAAAGCAGGCAATTATGTTAAGCTAAAACAATTATATGGGATTTCCAGGGGAGAAATAGAAGAATTTGTCCTATATAGGGCACCTTCTAATATAAAAGCAGATGAGATTCTTCTCATTAAAGTTAAAGACGCTAGCAGTGTTAATGGAGTTAAAGAAAAAATATTGAAGAGAGCTGAAAAACAGGCTGCCAGTTTTAGAGACTACCTTCCTGAAGAATACTTTTTAATTGAAAAAAAAGAAATACTAGTTAAGAATAATTATATTCTTTTTGCCATATCAAAGGATGCTCAAAAGATAGCTAATGTATTTGAGGAATGTTTTTGA
- a CDS encoding anti-sigma factor domain-containing protein, which yields MKKAKGIVMRISGNQTVIVTAEGDFLEVPTPPEHPHVGQVIEVTLKPPKKSFYKHPILKYAATAAILILVLAIGLLNPLFGPGSAAAFVALDIQNGIELYVNTDGKVVEARPVSKGANNLLGRLELQDRDIYQAVELILHKAGTGDILSKDQNLILASVVPVNKRGLNVVNEEKLRDIIREVMLDQKVSGFVMVGNAGENVKQQAEKHSMTVNNYLVYERCRTGGLNIRAEGFRGGDIGKVLAGANTSLPDLFPEQCFKVGHHGKVTPGGKKGTDNTHWSDMGQKHAGESNDTGHETGGSGSGYAEHRSFGETAHQQLDTSNTQTNMNGYRNMGEQSGGPGGSMGGAGHN from the coding sequence ATGAAAAAGGCCAAAGGTATCGTGATGAGAATTTCCGGGAATCAAACAGTAATAGTTACAGCAGAAGGCGATTTCTTAGAAGTTCCCACCCCCCCGGAACATCCTCACGTAGGGCAAGTAATTGAGGTTACTTTAAAACCGCCCAAAAAATCTTTTTACAAGCATCCTATCTTAAAATATGCAGCGACTGCTGCGATCCTAATTTTAGTTCTGGCAATTGGCTTACTTAACCCGCTGTTTGGCCCCGGTTCAGCTGCAGCATTCGTGGCACTTGACATTCAAAACGGAATAGAATTATATGTAAATACAGACGGTAAGGTTGTTGAGGCCCGGCCTGTAAGTAAGGGCGCCAACAATTTACTGGGGAGATTGGAACTACAGGACCGGGATATCTACCAGGCGGTGGAATTAATTCTCCATAAAGCCGGAACCGGTGATATTTTAAGCAAGGATCAAAACCTTATCTTGGCCAGTGTGGTACCGGTAAACAAAAGAGGACTAAATGTAGTAAACGAAGAGAAACTGCGTGATATTATCCGTGAGGTAATGCTGGATCAAAAAGTCTCCGGATTTGTCATGGTCGGAAATGCAGGCGAAAATGTAAAGCAGCAGGCAGAAAAACACAGCATGACAGTTAACAATTATCTGGTTTATGAGCGCTGCCGGACTGGCGGGCTGAATATCCGGGCCGAGGGATTTCGCGGTGGGGATATAGGAAAGGTTCTGGCGGGGGCAAATACTTCTTTACCCGACCTTTTCCCTGAGCAATGTTTCAAGGTTGGACATCATGGAAAAGTTACACCCGGAGGTAAAAAAGGTACGGATAATACTCACTGGTCGGATATGGGGCAAAAGCATGCCGGAGAGAGCAATGATACAGGACATGAAACAGGCGGAAGCGGTTCCGGTTATGCGGAACACCGGTCCTTCGGAGAGACAGCACATCAGCAATTAGATACAAGTAATACCCAAACAAATATGAACGGTTACAGAAATATGGGTGAACAAAGCGGCGGCCCCGGAGGATCAATGGGCGGTGCCGGACACAATTAG
- a CDS encoding acyltransferase family protein, with protein MIFPLMDRENTKTKHNSNSLIVPKQVLDDRGWVKEMELLRGVACIWVVVGHSATYPHTTLLLEVINQLTCITVPLFLFLSSFLAFYTNPNGTPRGYLKKQLSLVGVPYLFWVTLYTWLPVLTGKTQVPTFSEYLVKLMGGAFHLYFIPIVLQFYLVFMMNRFAWFRRLLYTPWVLAGSLVLMLGIQASFSGPFRSSFPNFYLIFPAWCFYFVLGAWMARRWETIREWLERPWRPVQLAVLFPVALFFIRILPQVAAFQPLVQVSTLCMLPFLLALFSRVPKGTFLEPVARHSFGIYLIHRLPFNQFQHLYANLAPYPFFLTSLIIQGSIGYGLTLLLNRVPGFSWTVGARVRGKNKRLSVFHDRSSFGAGSIADDRS; from the coding sequence TTGATTTTCCCATTGATGGATAGGGAAAACACGAAAACTAAGCATAATTCGAATTCCTTGATTGTGCCGAAACAGGTTCTTGATGACCGGGGCTGGGTAAAAGAAATGGAGTTGCTTCGCGGGGTGGCCTGTATTTGGGTGGTGGTTGGTCATTCGGCTACCTATCCACATACTACCTTGCTTTTGGAAGTTATTAATCAATTAACTTGTATCACAGTTCCGCTTTTCCTTTTTCTCTCCTCTTTTCTTGCTTTTTATACCAATCCGAACGGAACCCCGCGCGGTTATTTAAAAAAGCAATTATCCCTGGTAGGTGTGCCCTATCTGTTTTGGGTTACTCTTTACACCTGGCTCCCAGTCTTAACAGGTAAAACGCAAGTACCAACTTTCTCGGAATATCTGGTAAAACTAATGGGTGGAGCCTTTCATCTGTATTTTATCCCTATTGTGCTGCAATTTTATCTGGTGTTTATGATGAACCGTTTTGCCTGGTTTCGCCGGTTACTCTATACACCTTGGGTCCTTGCAGGAAGTTTGGTGCTGATGCTTGGTATACAGGCGTCGTTCAGCGGCCCGTTCCGGTCGAGTTTTCCGAATTTTTACCTCATTTTTCCGGCCTGGTGTTTTTACTTCGTTCTTGGTGCCTGGATGGCGCGCCGGTGGGAGACGATCCGGGAATGGCTTGAAAGGCCCTGGAGACCGGTACAGCTGGCCGTGCTGTTTCCGGTAGCTCTCTTTTTTATCAGGATATTGCCGCAGGTGGCTGCGTTTCAGCCCCTCGTTCAGGTATCGACACTGTGTATGCTTCCTTTTCTACTTGCTTTGTTTAGCCGGGTTCCGAAAGGAACATTTCTAGAGCCGGTTGCACGACATTCGTTTGGCATTTATTTGATTCACCGGTTACCCTTTAACCAGTTTCAGCATTTGTATGCTAATCTGGCACCATATCCGTTTTTCTTGACCAGCCTAATCATACAGGGTAGTATTGGATACGGTTTGACCCTGCTCCTGAACCGCGTGCCTGGCTTCAGCTGGACGGTTGGTGCACGCGTTAGAGGGAAAAATAAAAGACTTTCAGTATTTCACGATCGAAGTTCTTTTGGAGCCGGTAGTATAGCCGACGATAGAAGTTAG
- a CDS encoding flavodoxin family protein yields MKIIGINGSPRKSQSRTGQLVQEVLNSARTAGAETEYFNITDVKLNFCFACGKCHEVGYCIQKDDFESLMDKIMAADGLVVGSPVYIYQITAQLKVWVDRLGGPTIHCQKLLGKYGAVVATSGSAGENETAQYLESTLINTGMQCVGRVAGSIEVDGLLTPDSSLMQYAKELGLSLVRAIENKQEFPEQIQAHQQFKEYFRYVILQQKEAWNWEYKYWQEKGWL; encoded by the coding sequence ATGAAAATTATTGGTATAAACGGCAGTCCGCGCAAGTCTCAAAGTCGTACCGGACAATTAGTACAAGAGGTATTGAACAGTGCCCGTACCGCCGGTGCTGAAACAGAATATTTTAATATAACCGATGTTAAGTTGAATTTTTGCTTTGCCTGCGGCAAGTGTCATGAGGTGGGTTACTGTATCCAGAAAGACGATTTTGAGTCATTGATGGACAAAATCATGGCAGCTGACGGACTGGTAGTAGGAAGCCCGGTATACATTTATCAAATAACTGCCCAGTTAAAAGTATGGGTTGACCGCCTGGGCGGACCTACTATTCACTGTCAAAAACTTCTCGGAAAATACGGAGCAGTGGTTGCTACCTCCGGCAGTGCCGGTGAAAATGAAACTGCCCAATATCTTGAATCTACACTTATTAATACAGGCATGCAATGTGTAGGGCGAGTTGCCGGCAGCATTGAAGTGGACGGTCTTTTAACTCCCGACTCCTCACTGATGCAATATGCCAAAGAGCTGGGCCTTTCCTTAGTCCGGGCAATTGAAAACAAGCAGGAATTTCCCGAACAGATTCAAGCCCACCAACAATTCAAAGAATATTTCCGCTATGTAATCCTCCAACAGAAGGAAGCCTGGAATTGGGAATATAAATACTGGCAGGAAAAAGGATGGTTATAA
- a CDS encoding DHHW family protein: MQYKYITGVSLLLYIGVMIILNIATPDRDFSEAENRKLEQAPSFSFSELFAGSYTMNFERYIADQFAMKDFWIGVKSGFEKVIGKKDYNGVYMGKDGYLLQAFKEPDKESLQIKLEALNSFAASFPDLNKYLMLVPNSVEILSNKLPPFAQAASEREWQERVGESLDKNIRFVDVYDILNTKKNEYIYYKTDHHWTTKAAFYAYQEFIKASGETPHVQSYFNVERVTDNFYGSLYSKSGLKHLSPDSIEIYVPKKKEKYKVEYFDEEENGNSKVSHSLYNMKKTAQKDKYALFLDGNHALIKISTNNPGVKKLLVIKDSYANCFIPFLTGHYSEIFVVDLRYYGGNLTELIRNNFIQDSLILYNINTFFEDASVETILDFIELDTLDPAVEAQTYNYKEFFKQDVFMGDSITDAIACYGLVEQQNVCAQIGINIDEAAAQVNNIKIANPRNIYLLYGVNDMDDRTPAEWFVEQYRVLVRNVKNRFPNANIYVQSVLPVDTTLEQRNPHFNNKHINKCNAGLLKMAEEEKVKFLNIAILLNESNKNLYESDGTHLKAPFYNLWFNYLINHLGIV; the protein is encoded by the coding sequence TTGCAATATAAGTATATTACTGGCGTAAGCCTACTGCTCTATATTGGGGTAATGATTATTTTAAATATTGCCACGCCTGATCGCGATTTTTCAGAGGCAGAGAACAGAAAGCTTGAGCAGGCTCCGTCTTTTTCCTTTAGTGAACTTTTCGCCGGAAGCTATACTATGAATTTTGAGCGATACATAGCAGATCAATTTGCCATGAAGGATTTTTGGATAGGGGTTAAATCAGGCTTTGAAAAAGTTATAGGTAAAAAGGATTATAACGGTGTTTATATGGGGAAGGACGGTTATTTGCTGCAGGCTTTTAAAGAACCGGACAAGGAAAGCCTGCAAATTAAGCTGGAGGCTTTAAATTCTTTTGCGGCATCGTTTCCGGATCTAAATAAGTATCTTATGTTAGTACCTAATTCCGTAGAGATATTAAGTAATAAATTACCACCCTTTGCGCAGGCAGCAAGTGAGCGGGAATGGCAGGAGCGGGTAGGTGAATCTCTTGATAAAAATATAAGGTTTGTAGATGTGTATGATATCTTAAATACCAAAAAGAATGAATATATTTATTATAAAACCGATCACCACTGGACAACTAAAGCAGCTTTTTATGCTTATCAAGAATTTATCAAAGCTTCCGGGGAAACGCCTCATGTCCAAAGTTATTTTAATGTAGAGCGGGTCACAGATAACTTTTATGGCTCATTGTATTCTAAAAGCGGATTAAAACATTTAAGCCCGGACAGTATTGAGATCTACGTTCCTAAAAAGAAAGAAAAATATAAGGTTGAGTACTTTGATGAAGAGGAAAATGGTAATAGTAAAGTTTCCCATTCACTTTACAATATGAAAAAGACTGCCCAAAAGGATAAGTATGCCCTGTTTCTGGATGGGAATCATGCCCTGATTAAAATTAGTACCAATAATCCCGGTGTGAAAAAATTGTTAGTTATTAAAGATTCCTATGCCAATTGTTTTATCCCTTTTTTAACCGGACATTATAGCGAAATATTTGTAGTTGATTTGAGATATTATGGAGGTAATTTAACAGAACTGATAAGAAATAACTTTATACAGGACTCGCTGATTCTTTATAATATAAATACCTTTTTCGAGGATGCTTCAGTAGAAACTATTCTTGATTTTATAGAATTAGACACACTTGATCCCGCTGTTGAAGCTCAAACATACAATTATAAAGAGTTTTTTAAGCAAGATGTTTTTATGGGCGATTCTATTACGGATGCTATAGCCTGCTATGGTCTGGTCGAACAGCAAAATGTTTGTGCCCAAATAGGGATAAATATTGATGAAGCAGCAGCCCAAGTTAATAATATTAAAATAGCAAACCCCAGGAATATTTATCTTTTATATGGAGTAAACGATATGGATGACAGAACACCGGCCGAGTGGTTTGTAGAGCAATATAGAGTCTTAGTACGTAATGTGAAGAATAGATTCCCAAATGCTAATATCTATGTACAATCTGTATTACCTGTTGATACCACACTTGAACAAAGGAACCCGCATTTTAATAATAAGCATATTAATAAATGCAATGCGGGTCTTTTGAAGATGGCAGAAGAGGAAAAGGTAAAATTTTTAAATATAGCCATATTATTAAATGAAAGCAACAAAAACTTGTATGAATCGGATGGAACGCATCTTAAGGCTCCTTTTTATAATTTGTGGTTTAATTATTTGATTAATCATTTAGGAATAGTTTAG